The Heterodontus francisci isolate sHetFra1 chromosome 31, sHetFra1.hap1, whole genome shotgun sequence genome segment NNNNNNNNNNNNNNNNNNNNNNNNNNNNNNNNNNNNNNNNNNNNNNNNNNNNNNNNNNNNNNNNNNNNNNNNNNNNNNNNNNNNNNNNNNNNNNNNNNNNNNNNNNNNNNNNNNNNNNNNNNNNNNNNNNNNNNNNNNNNNNNNNNNNNNNNNNNNNNNNNNNNNNNNNNNNNNNNNNNNNNNNNNNNNNNNNNNNNNNNNNNNNNNNNNNNNNNNNNNNNNNNNNNNNNNNNNNNNNNNNNNNNNNNNNNNNNNNNNNNNNNNNNNNNNNNNNNNNNNNNNNNNNNNNNNNNNNNNNNNNNNNNNNNNNNNNNNNNNNNNNNNNNNNNNNNNNNNNNNNNNNNNNNNNNNNNNNNNNNNNNNNNNNNNNNNNNNNNNNNNNNNNNNNNNNNNNNNNNNNNNNNNNNNNNNNNNNNNNNNNNNNNNNNNNNNNNNNNNNNNNNNNNNNNNNNNNNNNNNNNNNNNNNNNNNNNNNNNNNNNNNNNNNNNNNNNNNNNNNNNNNNNNNNNNNNNNNNNNNNNNNNNNNNNNNNNNNNNNNNNNNNNNNNNNNNNNNNNNNNNNNNNNNNNNNNNNNNNNNNNNNNNNNNNNNNNNNNNNNNNNNNNNNNNNNNNNNNNNNNNNNNNNNNNNNNNNNNNNNNNNNNNNNNNNNNNNNNNNNNNNNNNNNNNNNNNNNNNNNNNNNNNNNNNNNNNNNNNNNNNNNNNNNNNNNNNNNNNNNNNNNNNNNNNNNNNNNNNNNNNNNNNNNNNNNNNNNNNNNNNNNNNNNNNNNNNNNNNNNNNNNNNNNNNNNNNNNNNNNNNNNNNNNNNNNNNNNNNNNNNNNNNNNNNNNNNNNNNNNNNNNNNNNNNNNNNNNNNNNNNNNNNNNNNNNNNNNNNNNNNNNNNNNNNNNNNNNNNNNNNNNNNNNNNNNNNNNNNNNNNNNNNNNNNNNNNNNNNNNNNNNNNNNNNNNNNNNNNNNNNNNNNNNNNNNNNNNNNNNNNNNNNNNNNNNNNNNNNNNNNNNNNNNNNNNNNNNNNNNNNNNNNNNNNNNNNNNNNNNNNNNNNNNNNNNNNNNNNNNNNNNNNNNNNNNNNNNNNNNNNNNNNNNNNNNNNNNNNNNNNNNNNNNNNNNNNNNNNNNNNNNNNNNNNNNNNNNNNNNNNNNNNNNNNNNNNNNNNNNNNNNNNNNNNNNNNNNNNNNNNNNNNNNNNNNNNNNNNNNNNNNNNNNNNNNNNNNNNNNNNNNNNNNNNNNNNNNNNNNNNNNNNNNNNNNNNNNNNNNNNNNNNNNNNNNNNNNNNNNNNNNNNNNNNNNNNNNNNNNNNNNNNNNNNNNNNNNNNNNNNNNNNNNNNNNNNNNNNNNNNNNNNNNNNNNNNNNNNNNNNNNNNNNNNNNNNNNNNNNNNNNNNNNNNNNNNNNNNNNNNNNNNNNNNNNNNNNNNNNNNNNNNNNNNNNNNNNNNNNNNNNNNNNNNNNNNNNNNNNNNNNNNNNNNNNNNNNNNNNNNNNNNNNNNNNNNNNNNNNNNNNNNNNNNNNNNNNNNNNNNNNNNNNNNNNNNNNNNNNNNNNNNNNNNNNNNNNNNNNNNNNNNNNNNNNNNNNNNNNNNNNNNNNNNNNNNNNNNNNNNNNNNNNNNNNNNNNNNNNNNNNNNNNNNNNNNNNNNNNNNNNNNNNNNNNNNNNNNNNNNNNNNNNNNNNNNNNNNNNNNNNNNNNNNNNNNNNNNNNNNNNNNNNNNNNNNNNNNNNNNNNNNNNNNNNNNNNNNNNNNNNNNNNNNNNNNNNNNNNNNNNNNNNNNNNNNNNNNNNNNNNNNNNNNNNNNNNNNNNNNNNNNNNNNNNNNNNNNNNNNNNNNNNNNNNNNNNNNNNNNNNNNNNNNNNNNNNNNNNNNNNNNNNNNNNNNNNNNNNNNNNNNNNNNNNNNNNNNNNNNNNNNNNNNNNNNNNNNNNNNNNNNNNNNNNNNNNNNNNNNNNNNNNNNNNNNNNNNNNNNNNNNNNNNNNNNNNNNNNNNNNNNNNNNNNNNNNNNNNNNNNNNNNNNNNNNNNNNNNNNNNNNNNNNNNNNNNNNNNNNNNNNNNNNNNNNNNNNNNNNNNNNNNNNNNNNNNNNNNNNNNNNNNNNNNNNNNNNNNNNNNNNNNNNNNNNNNNNNNNNNNNNNNNNNNNNNNNNNNNNNNNNNNNNNNNNNNNNNNNNNNNNNNNNNNNNNNNNNNNNNNNNNNNNNNNNNNNNNNNNNNNNNNNNNNNNNNNNNNNNNNNNNNNNNNNNNNNNNNNNNNNNNNNNNNNNNNNNNNNNNNNNNNNNNNNNNNNNNNNNNNNNNNNNNNNNNNNNNNNNNNNNNNNNNNNNNNNNNNNNNNNNNNNNNNNNNNNNNNNNNNNNNNNNNNNNNNNNNNNNNNNNNNNNNNNNNNNNNNNNNNNNNNNNNNNNNNNNNNNNNNNNNNNNNNNNNNNNNNNNNNNNNNNNNNNNNNNNNNNNNNNNNNNNNNNNNNNNNNNNNNNNNNNNNNNNNNNNNNNNNNNNNNNNNNNNNNNNNNNNNNNNNNNNNNNNNNNNNNNNNNNNNNNNNNNNNNNNNNNNNNNNNNNNNNNNNNNNNNNNNNNNNNNNNNNNNNNNNNNNNNNNNNNNNNNNNNNNNNNNNNNNNNNNNNNNNNNNNNNNNNNNNNNNNNNNNNNNNNNNNNNNNNNNNNNNNNNNNNNNNNNNNNNNNNNNNNNNNNNNNNNNNNNNNNNNNNNNNNNNNNNNNNNNNNNNNNNNNNNNNNNNNNNNNNNNNNNNNNNNNNNNNNNNNNNNNNNNNNNNNNNNNNNNNNNNNNNNNNNNNNNNNNNNNNNNNNNNNNNNNNNNNNNNNNNNNNNNNNNNNNNNNNNNNNNNNNNNNNNNNNNNNNNNNNNNNNNNNNNNNNNNNNNNNNNNNNNNNNNNNNNNNNNNNNNNNNNNNNNNNNNNNNNNNNNNNNNNNNNNNNNNNNNNNNNNNNNNNNNNNNNNNNNNNNNNNNNNNNNNNNNNNNNNNNNNNNNNNNNNNNNNNNNNNNNNNNNNNNNNNNNNNNNNNNNNNNNNNNNNNNNNNNNNNNNNNNNNNNNNNNNNNNNNNNNNNNNNNNNNNNNNNNNNNNNNNNNNNNNNNNNNNNNNNNNNNNNNNNNNNNNNNNNNNNNNNNNNNNNNNNNNNNNNNNNNNNNNNNNNNNNNNNNNNNNNNNNNNNNNNNNNNNNNNNNNNNNNNNNNNNNNNNNNNNNNNNNNNNNNNNNNNNNNNNNNNNNNNNNNNNNNNNNNNNNNNNNNNNNNNNNNNNNNNNNNNNNNNNNNNNNNNNNNNNNNNNNNNNNNNNNNNNNNNNNNNNNNNNNNNNNNNNNNNNNNNNNNNNNNNNNNNNNNNNNNNNNNNNNNNNNNNNNNNNNNNNNNNNNNNNNNNNNNNNNNNNNNNNNNNNNNNNNNNNNNNNNNNNNNNNNNNNNNNNNNNNNNNNNNNNNNNNNNNNNNNNNNNNNNNNNNNNNNNNNNNNNNNNNNNNNNNNNNNNNNNNNNNNNNNNNNNNNNNNNNNNNNNNNNNNNNNNNNNNNNNNNNNNNNNNNNNNNNNNNNNNNNNNNNNNNNNNNNNNNNNNNNNNNNNNNNNNNNNNNNNNNNNNNNNNNNNNNNNNNNNNNNNNNNNNNNNNNNNNNNNNNNNNNNNNNNNNNNNNNNNNNNNNNNNNNNNNNNNNNNNNNNNNNNNNNNNNNNNNNNNNNNNNNNNNNNNNNNNNNNNNNNNNNNNNNNNNNNNNNNNNNNNNNNNNNNNNNNNNNNNNNNNNNNNNNNNNNNNNNNNNNNNNNNNNNNNNNNNNNNNNNNNNNNNNNNNNNNNNNNNNNNNNNNNNNNNNNNNNNNNNNNNNNNNNNNNNNNNNNNNNNNNNNNNNNNNNNNNNNNNNNNNNNNNNNNNNNNNNNNNNNNNNNNNNNNNNNNNNNNNNNNNNNNNNNNNNNNNNNNNNNNNNNNNNNNNNNNNNNNNNNNNNNNNNNNNNNNNNNNNNNNNNNNNNNNNNNNNNNNNNNNNNNNNNNNNNNNNNNNNNNNNNNNNNNNNNNNNNNNNNNNNNNNNNNNNNNNNNNNNNNNNNNNNNNNNNNNNNNNNNNNNNNNNNNNNNNNNNNNNNNNNNNNNNNNNNNNNNNNNNNNNNNNNNNNNNNNNNNNNNNNNNNNNNNNNNNNNNNNNNNNNNNNNNNNNNNNNNNNNNNNNNNNNNNNNNNNNNNNNNNNNNNNNNNNNNNNNNNNNNNNNNNNNNNNNNNNNNNNNNNNNNNNNNNNNNNNNNNNNNNNNNNNNNNNNNNNNNNNNNNNNNNNNNNNNNNNNNNNNNNNNNNNNNNNNNNNNNNNNNNNNNNNNNNNNNNNNNNNNNNNNNNNNNNNNNNNNNNNNNNNNNNNNNNNNNNNNNNNNNNNNNNNNNNNNNNNNNNNNNNNNNNNNNNNNNNNNNNNNNNNNNNNNNNNNNNNNNNNNNNNNNNNNNNNNNNNNNNNNNNNNNNNNNNNNNNNNNNNNNNNNNNNNNNNNNNNNNNNNNNNNNNNNNNNNNNNNNNNNNNNNNNNNNNNNNNNNNNNNNNNNNNNNNNNNNNNNNNNNNNNNNNNNNNNNNNNNNNNNNNNNNNNNNNNNNNNNNNNNNNNNNNNNNNNNNNNNNNNNNNNNNNNNNNNNNNNNNNNNNNNNNNNNNNNNNNNNNNNNNNNNNNNNNNNNNNNNNNNNNNNNNNNNNNNNNNNNNNNNNNNNNNNNNNNNNNNNNNNNNNNNNNNNNNNNNNNNNNNNNNNNNNNNNNNNNNNNNNNNNNNNNNNNNNNNNNNNNNNNNNNNNNNNNNNNNNNNNNNNNNNNNNNNNNNNNNNNNNNNNNNNNNNNNNNNNNNNNNNNNNNNNNNNNNNNNNNNNNNNNNNNNNNNNNNNNNNNNNNNNNNNNNNNNNNNNNNNNNNNNNNNNNNNNNNNNNNNNNNNNNNNNNNNNNNNNNNNNNNNNNNNNNNNNNNNNNNNNNNNNNNNNNNNNNNNNNNNNNNNNNNNNNNNNNNNNNNNNNNNNNNNNNNNNNNNNNNNNNNNNNNNNNNNNNNNNNNNNNNNNNNNNNNNNNNNNNNNNNNNNNNNNNNNNNNNNNNNNNNNNNNNNNNNNNNNNNNNNNNNNNNNNNNNNNNNNNNNNNNNNNNNNNNNNNNNNNNNNNNNNNNNNNNNNNNNNNNNNNNNNNNNNNNNNNNNNNNNNNNNNNNNNNNNNNNNNNNNNNNNNNNNNNNNNNNNNNNNNNNNNNNNNNNNNNNNNNNNNNNNNNNNNNNNNNNNNNNNNNNNNNNNNNNNNNNNNNNNNNNNNNNNNNNNNNNNNNNNNNNNNNNNNNNNNNNNNNNNNNNNNNNNNNNNNNNNNNNNNNNNNNNNNNNNNNNNNNNNNNNNNNNNNNNNNNNNNNNNNNNNNNNNNNNNNNNNNNNNNNNNNNNNNNNNNNNNNNNNNNNNNNNNNNNNNNNNNNNNNNNNNNNNNNNNNNNNNNNNNNNNNNNNNNNNNNNNNNNNNNNNNNNNNNNNNNNNNNNNNNNNNNNNNNNNNNNNNNNNNNNNNNNNNNNNNNNNNNNNNNNNNNNNNNNNNNNNNNNNNNNNNNNNNNNNNNNNNNNNNNNNNNNNNNNNNNNNNNNNNNNNNNNNNNNNNNNNNNNNNNNNNNNNNNNNNNNNNNNNNNNNNNNNNNNNNNNNNNNNNNNNNNNNNNNNNNNNNNNNNNNNNNNNNNNNNNNNNNNNNNNNNNNNNNNNNNNNNNNNNNNNNNNNNNNNNNNNNNNNNNNNNNNNNNNNNNNNNNNNNNNNNNNNNNNNNNNNNNNNNNNNNNNNNNNNNNNNNNNNNNNNNNNNNNNNNNNNNNNNNNNNNNNNNNNNNNNNNNNNNNNNNNNNNNNNNNNNNNNNNNNNNNNNNNNNNNNNNNNNNNNNNNNNNNNNNNNNNNNNNNNNNNNNNNNNNNNNNNNNNNNNNNNNNNNNNNNNNNNNNNNNNNNNNNNNNNNNNNNNNNNNNNNNNNNNNNNNNNNNNNNNNNNNNNNNNNNNNNNNNNNNNNNNNNNNNNNNNNNNNNNNNNNNNNNNNNNNNNNNNNNNNNNNNNNNNNNNNNNNNNNNNNNNNNNNNNNNNNNNNNNNNNNNNNNNNNNNNNNNNNNNNNNNNNNNNNNNNNNNNNNNNNNNNNNNNNNNNNNNNNNNNNNNNNNNNNNNNNNNNNNNNNNNNNNNNNNNNNNNNNNNNNNNNNNNNNNNNNNNNNNNNNNNNNNNNNNNNNNNNNNNNNNNNNNNNNNNNNNNNNNNNNNNNNNNNNNNNNNNNNNNNNNNNNNNNNNNNNNNNNNNNNNNNNNNNNNNNNNNNNNNNNNNNNNNNNNNNNNNNNNNNNNNNNNNNNNNNNNNNNNNNNNNNNNNNNNNNNNNNNNNNNNNNNNNNNNNNNNNNNNNNNNNNNNNNNNNNNNNNNNNNNNNNNNNNNNNNNNNNNNNNNNNNNNNNNNNNNNNNNNNNNNNNNNNNNNNNNNNNNNNNNNNNNNNNNNNNNNNNNNNNNNNNNNNNNNNNNNNNNNNNNNNNNNNNNNNNNNNNNNNNNNNNNNNNNNNNNNNNNNNNNNNNNNNNNNNNNNNNNNNNNNNNNNNNNNNNNNNNNNNNNNNNNNNNNNNNNNNNNNNNNNNNNNNNNNNNNNNNNNNNNNNNNNNNNNNNNNNNNNNNNNNNNNNNNNNNNNNNNNNNNNNNNNNNNNNNNNNNNNNNNNNNNNNNNNNNNNNNNNNNNNNNNNNNNNNNNNNNNNNNNNNNNNNNNNNNNNNNNNNNNNNNNNNNNNNNNNNNNNNNNNNNNNNNNNNNNNNNNNNNNNNNNNNNNNNNNNNNNNNNNNNNNNNNNNNNNNNNNNNNNNNNNNNNNNNNNNNNNNNNNNNNNNNNNNNNNNNNNNNNNNNNNNNNNNNNNNNNNNNNNNNNNNNNNNNNNNNNNNNNNNNNNNNNNNNNNNNNNNNNNNNNNNNNNNNNNNNNNNNNNNNNNNNNNNNNNNNNNNNNNNNNNNNNNNNNNNNNNNNNNNNNNNNNNNNNNNNNNNNNNNNNNNNNNNNNNNNNNNNNNNNNNNNNNNNNNNNNNNNNNNNNNNNNNNNNNNNNNNNNNNNNNNNNNNNNNNNNNNNNNNNNNNNNNNNNNNNNNNNNNNNNNNNNNNNNNNNNNNNNNNNNNNNNNNNNNNNNNNNNNNNNNNNNNNNNNNNNNNNNNNNNNNNNNNNNNNNNNNNNNNNNNNNNNNNNNNNNNNNNNNNNNNNNNNNNNNNNNNNNNNNNNNNNNNNNNNNNNNNNNNNNNNNNNNNNNNNNNNNNNNNNNNNNNNNNNNNNNNNNNNNNNNNNNNNNNNNNNNNNNNNNNNNNNNNNNNNNNNNNNNNNNNNNNNNNNNNNNNNNNNNNNNNNNNNNNNNNNNNNNNNNNNNNNNNNNNNNNNNNNNNNNNNNNNNNNNNNNNNNNNNNNNNNNNNNNNNNNNNNNNNNNNNNNNNNNNNNNNNNNNNNNNNNNNNNNNNNNNNNNNNNNNNNNNNNNNNNNNNNNNNNNNNNNNNNNNNNNNNNNNNNNNNNNNNNNNNNNNNNNNNNNNNNNNNNNNNNNNNNNNNNNNNNNNNNNNNNNNNNNNNNNNNNNNNNNNNNNNNNNNNNNNNNNNNNNNNNNNNNNNNNNNNNNNNNNNNNNNNNNNNNNNNNNNNNNNNNNNNNNNNNNNNNNNNNNNNNNNNNNNNNNNNNNNNNNNNNNNNNNNNNNNNNNNNNNNNNNNNNNNNNNNNNNNNNNNNNNNNNNNNNNNNNNNNNNNNNNNNNNNNNNNNNNNNNNNNNNNNNNNNNNNNNNNNNNNNNNNNNNNNNNNNNNNNNNNNNNNNNNNNNNNNNNNNNNNNNNNNNNNNNNNNNNNNNNNNNNNNNNNNNNNNNNNNNNNNNNNNNNNNNNNNNNNNNNNNNNNNNNNNNNNNNNNNNNNNNNNNNNNNNNNNNNNNNNNNTAAAGGAAGAAGTTGATAAATGGTCTTTGAAAGTTGTAATATAAGACTGCTTGGAGATGTTGATGGGAGAGTTGGGGTACTAGAGGGAGGGGCTTTGATGGAAGAGTTGTGGTATGACAGCTGGGGCTGGAGGTACTAGAGGGAGGGGCTATGATGGGAGCGATGGGATTTGGGGTTATAGAGAGAGGGACTTCAATGTTCTTGTTTATGTTTTCCTGTCAGGTCTCAAACCCCACCCGGTCTGTTTAATTGGCATTAACCCATGAGGGTGCTGAGCCATGAGTCGACCAGTAGGGGGCAGCACTGAGCTTATTGCTTAGTGAGACACTGCCTCCAATCTCTGGCCTCTTCTGTTGCCACAGGACAATTCATTGTGACTCCTGGCAATGGATAAGTTTGAAACTGCCCAGAGCAAGTTACTACATCATGAAGTACAATCACCGATTATATTGCAGATCCTTTTTAAGGACATCTCGTTCCTTAAAGTTTTTACATGATGAATCTCTTTAAATTTTGTACATTTTTATTGTCCTAACTTTGTTTTCTCATCATTCTCATTGCTTCTGTTCTTTTGTTTTTCTTTCTGATCAGATCCCTCACTCTATGAATATTTAATGGTTTTGTACAGAACCTGTACAACACTGGCCTGTGACTAAAGTTCTCAGTATGTCTCTCTATCCATCCTGTCCCCTGACCCCTGTCTGCGCTCTAACTAAGCTGACAGGCTTTTCCTCTGAGTTCCAGTGAAATTTAAAATGGATTTTTTACCCTGGGTAAAAGCCAGGGTCCTGTGCAGGTGTTGAGTCCGTGGGAAGTGACTGTGTGCGTGGCTGGAATGTATTGTCTTATGTCACTGGCTAGAAGAATTGTTCCGGAAACAACTGCAGGAGAGCAGAATCCTGCCAGGAAAAATCCAAAAACAAATCAAGGGGGGGAAAAGCGCTTCCGGGCTGAGAGCAGCAGTTTCTCGGAAGCTGACTCCACACAGACTATTGAAAGGTCTCAGACCAGATGTGCCCTCTCTCTCCAGCTTCACAGCTGGTTGGTAATTGAACCTTCCATTATTCTTCACGTCTGATAATCTCGAGGACAGGAGCAAAACAATCCCAACTGTGCCAAAGTGAGAGAATGCAGTCATCCAGCTGCTCTGCGGTGAGATTGGAGACTGATGGTGTGTTGGCACGGGGTTCGGTCTATGACATTGCCCAGTTAGGGCCACTTTGTGCTGTCCCCTGTGTCGGGCACAAAAGCTTTTCTTTTCttcacaacctgtatttatatagaacctttaacatagtaaaatgtcccaaggtgctgcataggagcattatcgaacaaaatctgagccacctaaggagataGTAGGATATGTGACCAAaggtttggttaaagaggtaggttttaagcagtgttttaaaggaggagggagagctgCAGAggattaaggaggaaattccaaagctttggggcctaggcagctgaaggcatggctgctaatgctggtatgattaaaattggggatgctcaagaggccagaattggaggagtgcagagatctcagggttgtagtgctggaggaagttacagaaatggTGAGGGACGGGGGAGAGGGTGTGGGAAAGGACAGGGTCGGGGTGTCTCTATCAGCGTGGTGTGGAGCACCTTAAGAAAGAGTTGCTACCTATCaagggaaggggagaaaattgATGGGAGACTGCTAACGTTGCTCTGTTTTGTTCAATCTGTTCAGGTGAAATCCCAGCAGTCGGAGGTGACGCGAGTCATGGACAGTAAAGGCATCAAGTATGAAATGATCGACATCGCACAGAATAACTCTTTGAAGGAGGAGATGAGGAGCAAGTCAGGAAACCCTGGAGCCTTGCCTCCTCAGATCTTCAATGGCGAGCAGCACTGTGGGGTAAGAGTGATGTGGCCTGTGCTGTGTTCAGTGGTTTCACAGCAACAGTCAGTGATGCTCCACAGTAGAACAGGTGTTTGATCCACTTCTCCAACGCTTCACATCCAAACGTGCACTAGTCACCAGAGATGAACTTCCTAGGGGAACCTCCACTCTTCACGTATGGAGCCATGTGAGACGGCCATAGATCCCTCCAGCTAAATCTCCATTTTGAACAAGTGTTAATGTGTACCTGCCAAGAAGCTAGGGACTAAGAGGGACCCATAAgggcttcttttccacagtgagtgTGGAGCAGGGTGGGTGTGTTCAATGGGCCAggttgtgtgtgagtgaggagcGGGGTGAACGTGAGAAGCGGGTTGGGGGTCAACATTCCCCTTTCATTGGAGTGCGCAGGTGACTTTGTTTAAGTCCGTGGCCCCTTTAATTTTTACACAACTACTTAAAAGGGACCGACTTGTGCATGGTCCACGtgggaactttcaggttgctgtCTGGATGTGCAGCGTAGAGGGGTATTGGTAGGGGTGGGTGTGTGGTTGTGTATGGTGTACAGAGAGCAAGAAGCAGTGTGTAAATGCAGGTTCCATCCTTCTAGTCTTCCCTTTTACTATCAAGGGGCTTTGAGGCATGTCTGGCACCAGTCGGCGTGTTGAGTTGTGTCGAGCACTCTCTGATAGCAAGTTGTTGACTCAGGAACTCATTACAAGATGTTCTTGGCTCTGGTGGCTCAATGCCAAGTGACTGATTAAAAAACGAGGATCCTGCACCTGTCCTGATCTGGGCTAAAGCCCGGAGTAGGGGGTTGGGTGTGTGCTAACAGTTGTGgcttggggagtgggagtggaatcAGCACTTGACCTGCCCACAGTGGTGGCTTCAGTTCTGGACCTTTGCTGATCTGGGAGTCTCTGTTTTTCACTGTTCTTTGCAGCTGGAGCCTGGGTTGCTGGTGACAAGAAGGCGATTTCTTTTGTTTAAGATTTTTTTtacattttagatttagagatacagcactgaaacaggcccttcagcccaccgagtctgtgccgaccattaaccacccatttatactaatcctacactaatcccatattcctaccacatcctcacctgtccctatattcccctaccacctacctatactaggggcaatttataatggccaatttacctatcaacctgcaagtctttttggctgtaggaggaaaccggagcacccggaggaaacccacgcagacacagggagaacttgcaaactccacacaggcagtacccagaattgaaccggggtcgctggagctgtgaggctgcggtgctaaccactgcgccactgtgccacccataagacTAATCTCCTGTTCATCTGTTCAGCAAgaacagcttgcatttacatagtgcctttaacatcctgaggtacttcacaggagtgctatcaaactgaatttgacacagagccatctAAGATGATAttgggacaagtgaccaaaagcttggtcaaataggttctaaggagagagaggcaaggaggtttagagagggaattctggagcttagtgCTGAGCAGCTGAGGGCACAGCCACCAgcagtagagtgattaaaatctggatgcacaagaggccagaattggaggagcgcagagatttcagaggattgtgaggctggaag includes the following:
- the LOC137347216 gene encoding LOW QUALITY PROTEIN: SH3 domain-binding glutamic acid-rich-like protein 3 (The sequence of the model RefSeq protein was modified relative to this genomic sequence to represent the inferred CDS: inserted 1 base in 1 codon); translation: MFVSVLRARAAETXSEMSVRVYYTTVAGSREVKSQQSEVTRVMDSKGIKYEMIDIAQNNSLKEEMRSKSGNPGALPPQIFNGEQHCGGYEDFVEAVETSDVRKFLKLD